In Zea mays cultivar B73 chromosome 7, Zm-B73-REFERENCE-NAM-5.0, whole genome shotgun sequence, the following proteins share a genomic window:
- the LOC100273176 gene encoding NADH dehydrogenase [ubiquinone] flavoprotein 1, mitochondrial (The RefSeq protein has 1 substitution compared to this genomic sequence), which translates to MALRRALLRSAEISFERKAAIEYIHSLSRAQPARSLNGAGLCPASRSLSTQAATTSSTPQPPPPPPPPEKTHFGGLKDEDRIFTNLYGLHDPFLKGAMKRGDWYRTKDLVIKGADWIVNEMKKSGLRGRGGAGFPSGLKWSFMPKVSDGRPSYLVVNADESEPGTCKDREIMRHDPHKLLEGCLIAGVGMRASAAYIYIRGEYVNERLNLEKARQEAYAAGLLGKNACGSGYDFDVHIHFGAGAYICGEETALLESLEGKQGKPRLKPPFPANAGLYGCPTTVTNVETVAVSPTILRRGPEWFASFGRKNNSGTKLYCISGHVNKPCTVEEEMSIPLKELLERHCGGVRGGWDNLLAVIPSGSSVPLLPKHICDDVLMDYDALKAVQSGLGTAAVIVMDKSTDVVDAIARLSYFYKHESCGQCTPCREGTPWLWMIMERLKVGDAKLEEIDMLHEVTKQIEGHTICALGDAAAWPVQGLIRHFRPELERRIRERAERELLAASA; encoded by the exons ATGGCGCTGCGACGGGCGCTCCTCAGATCGGCAGAGATCTCTTTCGAACGCAAG GCTGCAATTGAGTACATTCATTCTTTATCAAGGGCACAGCCTGCTCGTTCTCTCAATGGTGCTGGCCTTTGTCCTGCTAGTAGATCACTTAGCACCCAGGCCGCCACTACGTCAAGCACACCACAACCTCCGCCTCCCCCACCCCCTCCAGAGAAGACTCACTTTGGTGGCCTCAAAGACGAGGATCGCATTTTCACCAACCTCTATGGTCTGCATGACCCTTTTCTGAAAGGCGCGATGAAGAGAGGTGACTGGTATAGGACCAAGGATTTGGTGATCAAGGGGGCAGACTGGATAGTTAATGAAATGAAGAAATCAGGTCTTCGGGGTCGTGGAGGTGCAGGTTTTCCTTCTGGTCTCAAATGGTCCTTTATGCCCAAGGTTTCAGATGGACGCCCTTCTTATCTTGTCGTTAATGCTGATGAGAGTGAGCCTGGAACTTGCAAAGATAGAGAAATCATGCGCCATGACCCCCACAAGCTTCTGGAAGGATGCCTTATTGCTGGAGTTGGAATGAGGGCATCAGCTGCTTACATCTACATTAGAGGTGAATACGTGAATGAGCGTCTCAACCTTGAGAAAGCTCGGCAGGAAGCGTATGCAGCTGGACTTCTGGGTAAGAATGCTTGTGGCTCTGGTTATGATTTTGATGTGCATATTCATTTTGGTGCTGGTGCGTACATCTGTGGTGAAGAGACCGCCCTACTAGAGAGCCTTGAAGGGAAGCAGGGCAAACCTAGGCTGAAGCCACCTTTCCCAGCCAATGCTGGGCTCTACGGCTGCCCCACAACTGTGACTAATGTAGAAACTGTGGCTGTATCCCCAACAATTCTTAGGCGCGGTCCAGAATGGTTTGCAAGCTTTGGGCGCAAGAACAACTCTGGAACCAAGCTCTATTGCATCTCAGGGCATGTGAACAAACCTTGCACCGTGGAAGAGGAAATGAGCATACCTCTGAAGGAGTTGCTCGAGAGGCACTGTGGAGGTGTGAGAGGGGGATGGGACAACCTGCTTGCGGTAATTCCTGGCGGTTCATCTGTTCCCCTTTTGCCAAAGCACATATGTGATGATGTGTTGATGGACTATGATGCACTGAAGGCTGTGCAATCTGGATTGGGTACCGCAGCTGTTATCGTGATGGACAAATCTACGGATGTCGTTGACGCGATTGCTAGGCTGTCCTACTTCTACAAGCATGAGAGTTGTGGGCAGTGCACGCCTTGCCGAGAGGGGACACCCTGGCTCTGGATGATCATGGAGAGGCTCAAGGTTGGTGACGCGAAGCTGGAGGAAATTGACATGCTTCATGAGGTCACGAAGCAAATCGAAGGGCATACTATCTGTGCGCTTGGGGATGCTGCGGCATGGCCTGTGCAGGGGCTTATCAGGCACTTCAGGCCAGAGTTGGAGCGGAGGATCCGCGAGCGAGCTGAAAGGGAGCTGTTGGCGGCTTCTGCATAA
- the LOC100382080 gene encoding uncharacterized protein LOC100382080: MRPLSELAEGLGMRYVFAESWAPQYGNAVLSRWPIKRWKAHRVADQSDFRNVLRVTIEVPDAGEVNFHCTHLDHLDEGWRMKQVDAIMRSGGDGPHILAGGLNALDGTDYSADRWADIVKYYEEIGKPTPKVEVMQYLKAKQYVDAKDFAGECEAVVVVAKGQDVQGTCKYGTRVDYIMASPNCPYKFVPGSYTVVSSKGTSDHHVVRVDVAVPHAREPDDAEATANGQRSRVVKMTKKSSRKGIWGAK, from the exons ATGCGGCCGCTGTCGGAGCTGGCCGAGGGCCTGGGCATGCGCTACGTGTTCGCCGAGAGCTGGGCGCCCCAGTACGGCAACGCCGTGCTCTCCCGCTGGCCCATCAAGCGCTGGAAggcgcaccgcgtcgccgaccagTCGGACTTCCG GAACGTGCTGCGCGTGACGATCGAGGTGCCGGACGCCGGCGAGGTGAACTTCCACTGCACGCACCTGGACCACCTGGACGAGGGGTGGAGGATGAAGCAGGTGGACGCCATCATGCGCTCCGGCGGCGACGGCCCGCACATCCTCGCCGGCGGCCTCAACGCGCTCGACGGCACCGACTACTCCGCCGACCGATGGGCCGACATCGTCaag TACTACGAGGAGATCGGCAAGCCGACGCCCAAGGTGGAGGTGATGCAGTACCTCAAGGCGAAGCAGTACGTCGACGCCAAGGACTTCGCGGGAGAATGCGAGGCGGTGGTGGTCGTGGCCAAAGGGCAAG ACGTGCAGGGGACGTGCAAGTACGGCACGAGGGTGGACTACATCATGGCGTCGCCCAACTGCCCCTACAAGTTCGTGCCCGGATCCTACACGGTCGTCTCCTCCAAAGGGACGTCGGACCATCACGTCGTCCGGGTCGACGTCGCCGTACCTCACGCCAGAGAGCCCGATGACGCCGAGGCCACCGCGAACGGGCAGCGCAGCAgagtggtcaagatgaccaagaagagcTCGAGAAAGGGGATATGGGGAGCTAAATGA